The following nucleotide sequence is from Quadrisphaera setariae.
CACGGTGAAGCACGCGGTGCGCTCGATGCTGGCCGGCTCCCCCGCGGGCGGGTCGATCATCCTCACCGGCAGTCCCACCGGGCTGAACGGCGAGGGCGCCGACTTCACCGCCTACAGCGCCTCCAAGGCCGGCATCCACGGCCTGACCCGCACGGTGGCCGCCGCCTACGCGGGCACGGGGATCCGCGTGAACACCGTGGTGCCCGCCTACACCGAGACCTCGCTGGTCACCACCATCAGCGACGACCCGGAGGCTCGCCGCGCGATCGTCGGGCGCATCCCGCTCGGACGCGCGGGAGCCCCCCGCGACGTCGAGGGGATCATGGTCTTCCTCGCCAGCGACGACGCCGAGTTCGCCACCGGCGCGCTGTTCGCCGTCGACGGCGGCATGACCACCCTCTGACCGGCCGGCAGATCGAACGGGAGCAGGGAGTGAGCACGAGGACGGACGCGGCAGCGGCGTGGCTGGAGCCCGGCACCGACCACCGGCGGGGCGACTGGTCCTGGCAGCTCCGGGGCGACGAGGTCGCCGACATCGGCTACCGGGGCCGGCACCTCCTGCGCAGCGTGCGGGCCGTCAGCCGCGACGCCGACTGGGGCACGCGCGCGCTGCGCGCCAGTGCGGTGCGCGAGACCACCACCGGCGTGCAGGTGGACGTCACCGTCGACGACGAGGACGGGTCGGCCCTGCTGGTCGGCACCGTCACCGTGGAGGCCGTCCACGCCCGGCTGACGGTCACCGCGCGCCTGGAGGCGCAGGCCGAGGTGCGGACCAACCGCACCGGCCTGGTGGTGCTCCACCCGACCCACCTCGCAGGCACCGCGCTGGCGGTGACCCACCCCGGCGGGGACGTGGAGGCCACGCAGTTCCCGCGGTCCGTCAGCCCCCACCAGCCGGCGGTCGAGATCGCTGGGCTCTCCTGGACCGACGGCGGCCTCGACGTCGCCGTCGGCCTCGAGGGCGACGTCTTCGAGATGGAGGACCAGCGCAACTGGACCGACGCCTCGTTCAAGACGTACAGCCGGCCGCTGGCCCTGCCGTTCCCCTACCGGGTGGCTGCCGGGGAGGTCGTGCACCAGCAGGTGCAGCTCTCAGTGAGGACGACCGGCACCACCACGACGGGGGCCACGACGGGGGCGACGGGCAGCGGAGCCGGACGCCACCGCAGCGGCCACCAGAGCGAAACCGTCCGCCTGACCGCCGCGGAGACCTTCCCCGAGATCGCCGTGGGAGCCGCCACCGCGCCGGACCCGGCCCCCGCCCCGGCCGCCGTCGGGTCGGCGGTGCTGGTGGAGCTGGAGCTGGGAGACCCCCGGTGGCGGGCCGCCCTGGCCCGCGCCCGGGATGCCGGGCTGCCGCTGGACGTCCGCGTGGTGCTCGACGCTCGTGACGCCCGGCACCTGGCCGCCCTCGACGCCCTCGTCGTCGCGCTGGTCGGCACCGACGTGGTGCGGATCGCCGCCTTCGACGTCGGCCGCCACGTGACCGACGTGGTGACCGGCGCCGTCCTGCGGGCGTCGCTGGAGGCCGCGGGCCTGGAAGCACCCGTGGTGGGAGGGGCCCGCTCGCACTTCACCCAGCTCAACCGGGAGCAGGAGGACCTGGCCTCTGGGCTGCTCGGCACCACCTTCAGCACCACCCCGCTGTTCCACGCCGTCGGCACCGAGCAGCTGGTCGAGTCCGTCGCGGTGCAGCGAACCGTGGCCGAGCAGGCGGTGGCCATCGCCGGTGGCGGTCCGGTGCACGTCGGTCCGGTGACGCTGCGCCCGCGGTTCAACGACGTGGCGACGACGCCGCCCAGCCCGCCCGATGCGCCCACCGACGACGGAACGGCCGCCCCACCGGAGGGCCTGCCCGAGGGGTACGGCGCCCAGCAGCAGGGGCACGACGACCCGCGCCAGAGCGCGCCGCAGCTGGCCGCCTGGACCATCGCCTCCGCAGCTGCGCTCGCCGTGCCCGGCGTGGCGAGCCTGACCTACTTCGAGGAGTGGGGCCCCCGCGGCATCCGCACCGCGGACGGCGACGACCTCCCGGTGGCCGCGGCCCTGCGCGCCCTGGCCGACCTCGCCGGTGGTGAGCGGCTGGTCGGTCCGAGCCCTGACGGGCTCGTCTGGGCCGTCGGCGCCACCAGAGGACGGACCACCACCGTGCTGGCCGCCAACCTCGACACCAGACCCCGGCGCCTGGTGGTGGAGACACCGTGGGGCTCGCTCATCACCGGCCTGGGCGCTGGCGCCTGGTCGGCGAGCACCCTCGGATGACCTGCTCCTCACGCCACCCCCGCCCCGTTCAGCAGCGCGACACCGCTGCGACCCCCTCCAGGCGCCTGCGGGCGCACGCCACCCTCGGGAGACGCCCATGGCCCGCCTGACCAACGACCCCGCCCTCTTCGCCGACGAGGTGGCCGAGGGCTTCGTGGCCGCCCACGGCGACAGGGTCCGCCGCGTGCCCGGCGGCGTGGTGCGCAGGCGGCCGCTCGCCAGCGGCAAGGTGGCGGTGGTGGTCGGCGGCGGCTCGGGGCACTACCCCGCCTTCGCCGGCCTCGTCGGCACCGGCCTGGCGGCCGGCGCGGTGATGGGCAACGTCTTCGCCTCCCCCTCGGCCCAGCAGGTGCGCTCGGTGGCGCGCGCCGCCGACCGCGGCGCCGGGGTGCTGCTGGGCTACGGCAACTACGCCGGTGACGTCCTGCACTTCACCGAGGGCGCCGAGCTCCTCGCCGCCGACGGCGTCCAGGTGGTGTCGCTGGCCGTCACCGACGACATCTCCAGCGCCCCGGCCGAGCGGGCGTCCGAGCGCCGGGGCGTGGCCGGCGACGTGGCCGTCTTCAAGATCGCCGGAGCGGCCGCCGAGGCCGGACTGGACCTCGCGACCGTGCTCCGCCTCGCGACCCGCGCCAACGAGCGCACCCGCACCTTCGGAGTCGCCCTGTCGGGGTGCACCCTGCCGGGATCCAGCCGGCCCCTCTTCGTGGTCCCCGCGGGCCGCATGGGGTTGGGCATGGGCATCCACGGGGAGCCCGGGACCGGTGAGAGCGACGTGCCCACGGCCGACGGCCTGGCGGACCTCCTCGTCGAGTCGGTGGTGTCCGAGCTCCCTCCCGGCGTCGCCGCAGCGGACGGCCAGCGCGCCGCCGTCCTGCTGAACGGTCTGGGCGGCATCGGCCACGAGGAGCTGTTCCTGCTCTACCGCCGGGTGGCGCAGCGGCTGGAGGGGCTGGGCGTCACGGTGGTCGACCCTGAGGTCGGCGCCCTGGTGACGAGCTTCGACATGCAGGGCGTCTCCCTGACCCTGACCTGGCTGGACGAGGAGCTGGAGGCGTGCTGGCGCGCACCGGCGGACTCCCCCGCCTTCCGCCGCGGCGCCCCGGCACCCGACCAGGCCTCCGGCGACGCGGAGCTCCTGCAGGACGTCGACGACGACGAGGGGGACGGCGCGCTGGGCGGCGTCCGAGAGCTGCCGCGGGCCAGCAGCGACTCCCGGGCCTTCGCCGCGGAGGTCGCGGAGGTGCTGCAGCGGGTCACCCACCTCATCGACGCCCACGCCGAGGAGCTGGGCCGCATCGACGCCGTGGCCGGCGACGGTGACCACGGCATCGGCATGCAGCGGGGCACCCGCGCGGCGGCGCAGGCGGCGGCCGAGGCCGTCGCGCGCGGCGCCGGGGCCGGCTCGGCGCTGGCGCTGGCCGGGGAGGCGTGGGCCGACCGCGCCGGTGGCACCTCCGGGGCGCTGTGGGGGGCGGTGCTGCGCGAGGTCGGCGCCGTCGTCGGAGACGAACGAGTTCCCGGCGTGACCACGGCCGCCGAGGCCGCGGCCGCGGCGGGAGCGGCGGTCCACCGCCGCGGCGGTGCGGTGGTGGGCGACAAGACGATGGTCGATGCGCTGACCCCCTACGTGCGGGTGCTCCAGCACGCGGCTGACCTCGGATCACCGGTGGCGACGGCGCTGCGGGAGGCGGCTCGAGCTGCGCAGGCCGGGGCCGACGGGACTGCGCAGCTGCTGCCGGTGAAGGGACGCGCCAAGACCCACGGGGAGCGGGCTGTCGGTACCCCCGACGCGGGCGCCGTCTCGCTCGCGCTCATCGCGGGCCTCGTGGCCGAAGCGGTGCGGCCGGCACCTCCGGCTGTTCCAGCCCAGCTGTAGCACGCTGGTGGAGGTCAGCTGCGCGTCTCCCGATGGGCGTCGTCCTCGTCCTCCAGGCTGACGACGACCTTCCGCGCCGAGACGCCGGCCCGCTGGCGGTCGATGCCCGCCTGGACCGCGTCGAGCCCGTGCCCGACGAGCAGCGGCTCGGGCACGGGCCGCAGCGTGCCGTCGGCCAGACCCCGGGGCAGCACCTCGCCCCACAGGCGCGGGCCGACCTCGTCGTCGCGCAGGCTGCTGCCCCACACGAACGCGGCGCGGACACCGGCGCGCCGGGCTCTCAGGGCGAGGGCCGCGGTGGTGAGGCCGATGCGGCCGAACACCGGGAGCGCCCCGGGGAGGAGGTGGCGTCGTCCCGCGACCCGGTCCAGGGAGACCGGGGTGCTGGCCATCGCCAGCACCGTGCCGCCCGTCCGCCGCAGCACCTGGAGGCAGGCCGCCGCGGACGTGGGACCGAGGGCGACGGCGCCGACCACGCGGCGGCCGCCGATGCCGGCCACGAGCTCGTCGGCGGCGCTGGGCGCGTGGTGGTCCACCACGACGTCCGCGCCGAGGGACCTGACCAGCTCGGCGTTGTGCGCGGAGGCGGTGCTGACGACGTCGTACCCGGCGGCCCGAGCGAGCTGCACGGCGTTCAGCCCCACGCTGGTCGAGCCGCCCCACACCACGACCACCTCGCCGGTGGCGGACGGACGGTCACCGGCACCGGGCATGGCCAGCCCCAGGTGCTTCGGCTGGAAGAGGGCGCAGGCCGCAGTGGACACCGCCAGCGGGAGCGCGGCGGCCTCCAGGTCGCTGACGCCCGCCGGGACCGGGGCCGTCAGCCGCTCGAGCAGCACCGTCCGCTCTTGGAACGCGCCCTCGCGCAACGCGTCGCGGCCGCGGTCCGTGCCGGTGGCCAGACCCAGCACCCGGTCTCCCACGCGGAAGCGCGTCACGGACTCCCCGACCGCCACCACCTCCCCGGCGACGTCCGAGCCGAGCACCGCGGGCGTCCGCAGCCATCGGTAGGTCAGGGCGCTGGTGCCCTGGACCACCCAGTCCACGGGGTTCACCGCGACGGCTCGCACGCGCACGACCACCTCGTCAACCGCGGGAGCCGGGGTGGGGACGTCGTCGACGACGAGCCTCGCCCGTGGTTCGCGCAGGACGGCGGCGAGGTGGTGCGACTGCGACACGGGAGCAGCTCCTGGAGGGTGATGACACGTGGTGTCCTCACAGTAGGGCTGATGGCACCACGTGTCATCACCTACGGTGGCGCCATGGCCAGATGGGCACCCGGCACCCGGGAGCGGCTCCGCGCGGCGGCGCTCGACCTCTTCGAGGAGCAGGGCTTCGCCGCCACGACCGTCCCGCAGATCGCGGACCGGGCCGGCCTCACGCGGCGGACGTTCTTCCGCCACTTCAGCGACAAGCGCGAGGTCTTCTTCGGCGACGACGAGATCCCGGCCACCGCCTCGCGGATCCTCGCCGACGCGCCCGCGGACACCGCCCCGGTGGCCCTGGTGCTGGCAGGTCTGCGCGGACTCGCCCGCCACCGGTTCGAGCCCCAGCGGGAGGCGGTGCGGAAGGCGCGGCGCATCATCGACGCCGAGCCCGTCCTGCGTGAGCGCGATCTGCGGAAGCAGGCCGAGCTGCGCGAGGCGATCCGCGAGGGCTTCGAGCGCCGTGGCCAGGAGCCGCTCGTCGCCCGGGTCGTGGCCGGGCTGGCCGTCGAGCTGTTCCAGACCGCGCTCGAGCGCTGGGTCGCGGACGAGTCCGGCGCCCTGCTGACCGACCACCTCGACGCGACCTGGGAGACGATGCGCTCCGTGCTCAACGACTGAGGCGTAAGGAGCGTCAGAGGCGCTCGACCACGAGGGCGTTGGCCATCCCCTGGCCCTCGCAGACCGCCTCCAGTCCGTACCGCCCGCCGGTCGCCTCGAGCTGGCCGAGCAGCGTCCCCAGCAGCCGGGTGCCGGTCGAGCCGAGCGCGTGCCCGAGCGCGATCGCCCCGCCGCGGGGGTTCAGCCGCTCCGGGTCGGCGCCCAGCTCGCGCTGCCACACCATGGGCACGGGCGCGAAGGCCTCGTTGACCTCGTAGGCGTCGACGTCGCCGATGGACAGCCCCGCCCGGTCGAGCACCTTGCGGGTGGCGGGGACCACGCCGGTGAGCATCTCGATGGGGTCGGATCCCACCACCGCTCCCGCCACGACCCGCGCCCGCGGGACCAGGCCCAGCTGCTCCGCGCGCTCCTCGGCCATGATGAGCACCGCGCTGGCCCCGTCGGTCAGCGGCGAGGAGTTGCCGGCGGTGATCTTCCAGTCGATCTCCGGGAAGCGCCGCGCGACGTCGTCGTCGACGAAGGCCGGGGACAGGGCCGCGAGCGACGCGGCGGTCGTGGAGGGACGGACCGTCTCGTCCCTGTCGAGCACGCGGCCGTCCGCCAGGGGCACGGGCAGCAGCTCCCGCTCGAAGGCCCCGGCCTCCGTGGCCGCGGCTGCCAGGCGGTGGGACCGCTCGGCGAAGGCGTCGACCTCCTCCCGGCTCAGGCCCCACCGCGCGCAGATGAGCTCCGCGGAGATGCCCTGGTGCACGAGGCCGCCGTCGAACCGCTCCCGGATGCTCGGCCCGAACGGGTCCGCGCCGCGCGCGGCCGACCCGATGGGGTGGGTGCTCATCAGCTCCACCCCGCCGGCGACCACCACGTCGTACGCGCCCGCCACCACGCCCTGCGCGGCGAACGCCACCGCCTGCAGGCTCGACCCGCACTGCCTGTCGATGGTCACCCCGGGCACGGTCACCGGGAACCCCGCCGCGAGCGCGGCGTTGCGGGCGGGGTTGACGGCCTGCTGGTCCACCTGGGCGAGGCACCCGAGGATCACGTCGTCGACGAGGGCGGGGTCGAGGTCGTTGCGATCGACCAGCGCGCGCAGCACGCGGGCCATGAGCTCCACGGGGTGCTGCGACGACAGCGCTCCCCCGGGCTTGCCGCGCCCCGACGGGGTGCGCAGGGCGTCGACGATCACGGCGGTCCTCATGGAGTCCTCCCACGGGGCAGGGTGGTGGTGACGGTGGTCCCCTCGCCGACCCGGCTGCTCACCTCGAGCCGGCCGGCCATGGCCTCGGTGAGGCCGCGCGCCAGCGGCAGGCCCAGCCCGACGCCGCCGTCGGAGCCGCGCCCGAGCCTGTCGAAGGGGGTGAACAGGCGGGCGAGGTGGCGCTCCTCGATGCCGGGGCCGGTGTCGCGGACGCGGAGGCGCACCCGCTGGTCGTCCACGGTCCAGTCCACGTGCACGGCCCCTCCGGCGCGGGTGTAGCGGATGCCGTTGGTGACGAGGTTGAGCAGCACCTGGGTGAGCCGGCGCTCGTCGGCCCGGACCAGCACCTCCCCCGCCGGTGGTGAGGACGACGACGGCGGCGGGGCGTGCAGGGCCACCCCCTCGGCGTCGGCGAGCGGCCCCACCATGGCGAGCACCCCCTCCACCACGGGCTCCAGCGGGAGGTCCACCAGCACCAGCGGCAGCGCGCGGGCCTCGATGCGGGACACGTCGAGCACGTCGTCGGCCATGCTGAGGATGTGACCGGCGGCGGCCGCGATGTGGCCGAGGGCCGCGGCGCGGCGCTCGGCGTCGAGGTCGAGGGTGGTCATGAGCTCGGTGAAGCCGGTGATGGCCTGCAGCGGGGTGCGCAGCTCGTGCGCGAACGCGGACACGAAGTCGCTGGTGGCGCGCCCGGCCGCCTCCGCCTGGCTGCGGGCCAGGGCCGCCAGCAGCCCGGCGTGGTCGATGGCCACCGAGGCCAGGTGGCTGAGCCGCTCCACGAGGTGCTCCTCGCGGGGCGTCGGGCGGTGCGGCTCGCGGTGGTAGACGGCGAAGGTGCCGCTGACGCCGTCGCGACCGCGGATCGGGGTGGACCAGCACGCCCGCAGGCCGGCGTCGGCGGCGAGGTCGCGGTAGCGCTGCCACCGGGCGTCGGTGAGCACGTCGACGGCCACCACCGGCAGCTCGGTGAACGCCGCGGTGCCGCAGGAGCCGGCCAGCTCTCCGATGGGCAGCCCGTCCACCCGGGTCGTGTACGAGGCCGGCAGCGTCGGCGCGGCGCCGTGGCGCAGCACCCCGGCGGCGCGGTCGAGCAGCAGCACCGAGCAGCTGCTCCCCGGCAGGAGGCGCTCCAGCGCGCTGGCGACGCCGGCGAGCACGTCGGCCAGCGGTGCTCCCGTGGCGATCTGCTCCAGCACCCGCGTCTGCTCGGCGAGCAGCGCCACGGCGTCGCTCTGCTCGACGACGTCAGAGGCGTCGTCGGCGACGGCGACGGGGGCGGTCACGGCTCGAGGCGGTAGCCGACGCCGCGCACGGTGACGAGGTAGCGGGCCCCGAGCTTGTGGCGCAGCCGGTGCACGTGCTCGGTCACGGTGGCCTCGCTCTGCCAGGAGCGCATGCTCGACCACACCTGCTCCAGCAGCTGGGCGCGCGTGAACACCTGGCGGGGGTTGGCGGCCAGGAAGGCCAGCAGGTCGAACTCGCGGGCGGTGAGGGGCACCGGCTCGCCGTCCAGCTCCACCTCCCGGGTCCACGGGTCGATGCGCAGCTTGGACGCCGGGTCGGGCGTCGCGGGCGGGCGCGAGGGCCCCCGCGTCCCCGAGCGCCGCAGCACCGACCTGACCCGGGCCGCCAGCTCCCCCGGGGAGAACGGCTTGACGAGGTAGTCGTCGGCGCCGAGGTCCAGCCCCAGGATCCGGTCGCCCTCCCCGCACCTGCCCGAGAGCACCACCACCGGGGTGAGGTCCCCCTCGGCGCGCAGCCGACGCAGCAGGTCCAGCCCCGAGGTGCCCGGCAGCGAGACGTCCAGCACCACGAGCGCCGGCCGGTCGGTCACCACCGAGCGCAGCGCGGCCCCGCCGTCGCCGGCCTCGACCACCCGGTAGCCCTCGGCCTCCAGCTGCCAGGCCACCACGGTGCGCACGCGGCTGTCGTCGTCCACGACGAGCACCACCGGACGGGCGCCCTCCACGGGCACCGGGGCTGCAGTGCCCGCTGCTGACGTCGCCGCCGCCGTAGCAGCTGCGCTCGCGGTCATCCGCCCCCCTGCCCACCGTCGGACCCTGGTGCAGGGACGGTACCCCGCAGCGCGCCGGTGGCGTCAGCGGCCGATCGCCGGACAGCACCGACGTCACGGGTGCAGCGCCCGCACGCGCTCGGGGTCCGGGCCGTGCGGGCCGATGAGCACCACGGCGTCGTCGAACCCGGCGTCGGCGCAGCGGCGCAGCACGTCGCGGGCGGGGGCGAGGTCGTCGTCGTCCTCGACCCTGACCCCCATGACCACCGCGCGGCCGCCGCCCGCGGCGCGGAACCCCACCAGGGCCTCGAGCAGCTGCTCGGGGGTGCGGCGGACGGCCGAGGCCACCCAGCCGTCGTAGTCGCGGGCGGCGCGCTCGACGTTCGCGCCCCACGAGCCCAGCAGCACCTCCGGGCCGCCGTCCCGCGGCGGAGGGAGCAGGGAGCGCAGCCGGGCGACGTGGGCGTGGAGGGTGGTGAAGCGGGAGCGGAAGTCGCGGTCGAGCAGCGTGAAGTCGGCCTGCGTCGAGCCGGGGCTCACCCCGAGGGTGAGCCGGTCGCCGCTGACGGACAGCAGGGAGCGCACCCGGTGGACCAGCTCGGCGGGGTGGTGCAGCGGCACCTGCACGGTCGCGGTGCCCAGCTCCACCCGCTCGGTCACCGCGGCGGCCGCCGCGAGCAGCACGAACGGGTCGGGGACGAGCGCGCCGCGGCCGATGACCTCCGGCGCCCACAGCCCCTCGAACCCGGCCTGCTCCAACCGCGCCGCCCACCGCGCCGCGGGGAAGGGCGGGGCGTCGGACAGGTGAGCGAGGCTCGCCCCCAGCCGCACGCTCGTCGTCCTGTCAGGAGCCCTGGGCGGCGGCCGGCCTCAGCGGGCCCCGCTCGGCGGCGAAGCGCTCGTACCAGCGCAGCACCTCGGGGTCGTCGACGGTGGCGGGGTTGGCCGCCCTCGCCAGCGGCGTGCCGCGCAGCAGCTTCTTCACCGGCACCTCGAGCTTCTTGCCGGTGAGGGTGTGCGGCACCGCGGGGGCCGCCACCAGCTCGTCGGGGCGGTGCCGCGGGGTCAGCCGGGTGCGCAGCGCGTCGAGCACCGTCGCGCGCAGCGCGTCGTCGAGCTCGTGGCCGGGGGCGGGCACCACGAACAGGCCGAGCCAGTAGCCGTCGTCGGGGAGCTCCACGCCCACCACGAGCGTCTCGGCGATCTCGGGCATCGGGTCGAGCACGTCGTAGAAGTCGCTGGAGCCCAGGCGCACGCCCTGCCGGTTGAGGGTGGAGTCGGAGCGGCCGTGCACGGTGACGGACCCGTCGGAGTGGAAGGTGACCCAGTCGCCGTGGCGCCACACCCCCAGCCAGGTGTCGAAGTAGCTCTCGGCGTACCGGACGCCGCCGGGGTCGTTCCACATCCGCACCGGCATCGACGGCATCGGCTGGGTCACCACGAGGTCGCCGACGTCGTCGACCACGGGGTGGCCGTCCTCGTCCCACGCCGCGCAGTCGACGCCCGCCAGGCGGCCGCTGATGCGCCCGGCCCGCACGGGGGCGTACTCGTTGGCGCCGATGAAGGAGCCGGAGATGTCGGTGCCGCCGCTGGTGGAGTCGACCCGCAGGTCCGGGCTGACCTGCTCCAGCAGCCAGCGGTACCCGGCGGGCGGCAGGGCCGAGCCGGAGACGAGCACGTGCCGCAGGCGGCTCAGGTCGTGCAGCTCCCGCGGGGGCCGCGGGGCGCTGGCCGAGGCCGTGACGACGGCGGCGCCCAGCAGCACGAGGTCGGCGCGGGTGCGCGCGGCCACCTCCCACACCGCTCCCGGCGGGAAGGCGTGGCTGCCCTCGTAGAGCACCACCGCCGCGCCCTGCAGCAGCGCGCCCAGCTCGATGTTCCACAGCGCCCAGCCGGTGGAGGTGTAGCTGAACAGCCGCTCGCCCTCCCGCATCCCCGCGTACAGGCCCGACCACTTGGTGCCCTCCAGCAGGATGCCGCCGTGGCTGTGCACCAGCCCCTTGGGCAGGCCCGTGGTGCCCGAGGTGAAGAGCACCCACAGGGGGTGGTCGAAGGGCACCTGGTCGAAGACCAGCGGCTCCTCGCCGCTGACGACGTCGTCCCACGGCGTGCTGCCCGCGGGTCCCGCCTCGGAGGGGAAGGCCACCGGGACGTGGACGACGTGGCGCAGCGTCGGCAGCCCCTCCCGCAGCCGGGCGACCACCTCCCGCCGGTCGACGGTCTTCCCGTTCCAGTGGTGCCCGTCCGCGGCGATGAGCGCCACCGGCTCGAGCTGGGCGAGCCGGCCGGTGGTCCCCTCGGCGCCGAAGTCCGGTGAGCAGCAGGCCCACACGGCGCCGACGGCCGCGGCGGCCAGGCAGGCGATGACGGCGTGCTCGGTGTTGGGCAGGTAGGCCACCACCCGGTCCCCCGGGCGCACCCCGTTGCGGCGCAGCCACGCGGCGGCCTGAGCGACCGCGTGGCGCAGCTGCGCGCGGCTGACCTCGCGGGCCCCACCGCCTCCCTCGCGCACGCAGACGAGGGCGGCGACGTCGTCGCCGCCGAGGCGCAGGGCGTGCTCGGCCCAGCTGGTGCGCGCCCCGGGGAACCAGCGCACGTGCGGCATCGGGTCGTCGGTGCGGACCCGGCCGTCACCGCCGGTGACGCGCAGGCCGAAGAACTCGACGACGGAGCGCCAGAAGCCGTCGAGGTCGGCCACCGACCACTCCCACAGCGCGTCGTGGTCGGGGAAGGGGCGGCCCTGGCGCTGCTCCAGCCAGTCGAGGTACTCGCGCAGCCGCGAGCCGTCGACCCGCTCCCGGGGCGGGCTCCACAGGACGTCAGGACTGTCGCTCGGCTCCGTCGCCACAGCGCCGACGGTAGGGCGCACCGTCGTCGCCACGCACCGTCTGGACGTGCGCGTTGAGGGAGCGTTGATCTGGCGGCGTGACGGCGTTGAGGTGCGACGGCGAGGGTGGGGGCGGCTCATCGGACCGACGACGCGACGAGGAGACCCGCCCGTGAAGCTCGCCCTCTACCTGCCGAACTTCCGCGACCACGTGACGCTGGAGGAGCTCTCAGACCTGACCGCCCTCGCCGAGGACCTCGACTTCGACTCGGTGTGGACGCTCGACCGCGTCGTCGTCCCCAAGACCTCCGACACCGCCGAGATGCAGTTCCCGTTCGGGATGATGACCGACTTCCCCCCCGGCATGCCGGTGGTCTCGAACGGCAGGTGGTTCCAGGGCATGACGCTCATCCCCTGGCTCGCCGCGAAGACCACGAAGGTCCGCATCGGCATGAGCATCATCGACACGCCCTACCGCGCGCCCGGCGTGCTCGCCGCGGAGCTGGCCACCCAGGACCACCTCTCCGGGGGCCGCCTCAACGTGGGCGTCGGCTCGGGGTGGATGCCCGAGGAGTTCGCCGCCGCCAGCGCGACCCACCTCTTCCCCCGCCGGCACGCGCACGTGCGGGAGACGATCGAGGTCCTCCAGGGGATCTGGGACGAGAAGAACGAGCACTTCGAGTACCACGGCGAGTTCGCCGACTTCGAGCCCTGCGGCTTCGGCCACAAGCCGCTGCAGCAGCCCGGCCCACCGATCTACTTCTCCGGCCTCAAGGACGCCGCCCGCTCGGCCAAGCGCATCGCCAAGTACGGGCTGTCGGGCTGGATCGGCATCCAGGACTCCCCCGAGGACATCGCCCGCTGGCGCGCCGCCATGGAGCACGAGCTGGCCGAGCTGGGCCGCGGGTTCCCCGAGGGCTTCGACATGTGCTCGATGATCTGGTTCGTCATCACCGACGCCGACGTCGACCAGACCCCCGCCGGCAAGGCCAGCAACCTGCTCGTCGGCAGCGCGCAGCAGATCGAGGACAGGCTCAAGCGGTACCAGGAGGCGGGGATGACGATGCCGCTGCTGTGGCCGCCGTTCCGCGACGTGCCGACGGCCAAGACCCTGGACGACCTCAAGCGGCTGACCGAGGAGATCATGCCGCTCGTCAACGCCGTCTGAGCGGCGGCTGGGAGTGCGGCTCGGGGTGCGGCGCAGGTCGCGGTCACGGCGGTGAGGATCGAGGAGGGCGAGGCGCTGCGCCGCCTGTCGGCGCAGGTGCACGGCGTGCTGGTGACTCTCCACCCCGAGCGCGGGCCCGACCCACAGCCCGTGGTGTTCGCGGTCAGCGGTGCTGAGGACGACGACAGCGGCTCCCGCCCCGGCAGTGGCGGTGCGCGCCACGTGGGGGTGCCGATCGACTCGGTCAAGCCCAAGCGGTCGACCCGGCTGCGCCGGGAGGACAACCTCGAGGCCGACCCGCGCGGCTCGCTGCTGGTCGAGCACTGGGAGGTGGAGGACTGGTCGCGGCTGTGGTGGGTGCGCGCCCAGCTCCACCACGTGCCCGACCCGCCGGCGGCGCTGGTCGACGAGCTGGCCGACCGGTTGGCGCTGGCCGTGCCGCAGTACGCCGACAAGCCCTTCCACCGCGTGCTCGTGTGCCGCATCGCCGCCGTGACCGGGTGGGCGGCGA
It contains:
- a CDS encoding LLM class flavin-dependent oxidoreductase, with the translated sequence MKLALYLPNFRDHVTLEELSDLTALAEDLDFDSVWTLDRVVVPKTSDTAEMQFPFGMMTDFPPGMPVVSNGRWFQGMTLIPWLAAKTTKVRIGMSIIDTPYRAPGVLAAELATQDHLSGGRLNVGVGSGWMPEEFAAASATHLFPRRHAHVRETIEVLQGIWDEKNEHFEYHGEFADFEPCGFGHKPLQQPGPPIYFSGLKDAARSAKRIAKYGLSGWIGIQDSPEDIARWRAAMEHELAELGRGFPEGFDMCSMIWFVITDADVDQTPAGKASNLLVGSAQQIEDRLKRYQEAGMTMPLLWPPFRDVPTAKTLDDLKRLTEEIMPLVNAV
- a CDS encoding acetoacetate--CoA ligase, which translates into the protein MATEPSDSPDVLWSPPRERVDGSRLREYLDWLEQRQGRPFPDHDALWEWSVADLDGFWRSVVEFFGLRVTGGDGRVRTDDPMPHVRWFPGARTSWAEHALRLGGDDVAALVCVREGGGGAREVSRAQLRHAVAQAAAWLRRNGVRPGDRVVAYLPNTEHAVIACLAAAAVGAVWACCSPDFGAEGTTGRLAQLEPVALIAADGHHWNGKTVDRREVVARLREGLPTLRHVVHVPVAFPSEAGPAGSTPWDDVVSGEEPLVFDQVPFDHPLWVLFTSGTTGLPKGLVHSHGGILLEGTKWSGLYAGMREGERLFSYTSTGWALWNIELGALLQGAAVVLYEGSHAFPPGAVWEVAARTRADLVLLGAAVVTASASAPRPPRELHDLSRLRHVLVSGSALPPAGYRWLLEQVSPDLRVDSTSGGTDISGSFIGANEYAPVRAGRISGRLAGVDCAAWDEDGHPVVDDVGDLVVTQPMPSMPVRMWNDPGGVRYAESYFDTWLGVWRHGDWVTFHSDGSVTVHGRSDSTLNRQGVRLGSSDFYDVLDPMPEIAETLVVGVELPDDGYWLGLFVVPAPGHELDDALRATVLDALRTRLTPRHRPDELVAAPAVPHTLTGKKLEVPVKKLLRGTPLARAANPATVDDPEVLRWYERFAAERGPLRPAAAQGS
- a CDS encoding LLM class flavin-dependent oxidoreductase, whose protein sequence is MRLGASLAHLSDAPPFPAARWAARLEQAGFEGLWAPEVIGRGALVPDPFVLLAAAAAVTERVELGTATVQVPLHHPAELVHRVRSLLSVSGDRLTLGVSPGSTQADFTLLDRDFRSRFTTLHAHVARLRSLLPPPRDGGPEVLLGSWGANVERAARDYDGWVASAVRRTPEQLLEALVGFRAAGGGRAVVMGVRVEDDDDLAPARDVLRRCADAGFDDAVVLIGPHGPDPERVRALHP
- a CDS encoding GAF domain-containing sensor histidine kinase produces the protein MTAPVAVADDASDVVEQSDAVALLAEQTRVLEQIATGAPLADVLAGVASALERLLPGSSCSVLLLDRAAGVLRHGAAPTLPASYTTRVDGLPIGELAGSCGTAAFTELPVVAVDVLTDARWQRYRDLAADAGLRACWSTPIRGRDGVSGTFAVYHREPHRPTPREEHLVERLSHLASVAIDHAGLLAALARSQAEAAGRATSDFVSAFAHELRTPLQAITGFTELMTTLDLDAERRAAALGHIAAAAGHILSMADDVLDVSRIEARALPLVLVDLPLEPVVEGVLAMVGPLADAEGVALHAPPPSSSSPPAGEVLVRADERRLTQVLLNLVTNGIRYTRAGGAVHVDWTVDDQRVRLRVRDTGPGIEERHLARLFTPFDRLGRGSDGGVGLGLPLARGLTEAMAGRLEVSSRVGEGTTVTTTLPRGRTP
- a CDS encoding response regulator transcription factor, coding for MTASAAATAAATSAAGTAAPVPVEGARPVVLVVDDDSRVRTVVAWQLEAEGYRVVEAGDGGAALRSVVTDRPALVVLDVSLPGTSGLDLLRRLRAEGDLTPVVVLSGRCGEGDRILGLDLGADDYLVKPFSPGELAARVRSVLRRSGTRGPSRPPATPDPASKLRIDPWTREVELDGEPVPLTAREFDLLAFLAANPRQVFTRAQLLEQVWSSMRSWQSEATVTEHVHRLRHKLGARYLVTVRGVGYRLEP